In Methanosphaera sp. WGK6, a single genomic region encodes these proteins:
- the top6B gene encoding DNA topoisomerase VI subunit B, with translation MERDTSELFEEFKELTASEFFRRNKQMLGFSGKIRSLTIVFHELITNSLDACEEAGILPDITIELKRLGKDHYLLKHADNGPGIPENYITKVYCQMFAGSKFRNIQSRGQQGLGCSGCVLLSQMTTGQPVKIRSRYKDGEQLKGVEMTVKLDVKKNTGIILDRKEFETERTGSGIEIEFKDVSYSMSEQGAYEYIRRTVIGNPHARIVFKDPTGRKYTFERATDQIPPLPKEVLPHPKGVTADDIIYLCKGTNKKRFKNLLMDSLSRVSVAKIKEIEAATGIDMNKRPKSITWKEAEQVVQQFDQMKFMAPPTNGLKPIGDEQIEKGINEILLPEFSTAITRKPQAYRGGVSFIVEAGIAYGGKSGRLIGNQRKAEIMRFANRVPLTFDQGSCAITEALKSIDWRRYGVRDLDNAPISVFVNIISTNVPYLSTGKQSVAPETEIVREIRQATMKIARKLEKYIRTKRAAKNEEMRAKVFEDLVPVVIKQSALLAEKDVPEYDKVMDEVTHKAKIMDMKNRLKQPEIEPMQVKTEEPTMRVKTEIDEDFSDDEDY, from the coding sequence TTGGAACGTGATACATCAGAATTATTTGAAGAATTTAAGGAATTAACGGCATCAGAATTTTTCAGACGTAATAAACAAATGCTTGGTTTCTCTGGAAAAATCAGATCATTAACAATTGTATTCCACGAACTTATAACAAACAGTTTAGATGCATGTGAAGAAGCAGGTATATTACCTGACATTACAATAGAATTAAAAAGATTAGGTAAAGACCATTACCTATTAAAACATGCTGATAATGGACCAGGTATTCCTGAAAATTATATAACCAAAGTATATTGTCAAATGTTTGCAGGAAGTAAATTCAGAAATATACAATCCCGTGGACAACAAGGACTAGGATGTAGTGGATGTGTACTATTATCCCAAATGACCACAGGACAACCTGTGAAAATAAGATCACGATATAAAGATGGTGAACAACTCAAAGGAGTTGAAATGACTGTAAAATTAGATGTTAAAAAAAATACAGGTATTATTCTAGATAGAAAAGAATTTGAAACAGAACGTACTGGTTCAGGTATTGAAATAGAATTCAAAGATGTATCTTACTCTATGAGTGAACAAGGAGCTTATGAATATATTAGACGTACTGTAATAGGAAATCCTCATGCTAGAATTGTATTTAAAGACCCAACAGGACGAAAATATACATTTGAACGTGCAACAGATCAGATACCACCACTACCTAAAGAAGTATTACCACATCCAAAAGGAGTAACAGCCGATGACATAATTTACCTTTGCAAAGGTACTAATAAAAAACGATTTAAAAACCTCCTCATGGATTCATTATCCCGTGTATCTGTAGCAAAAATCAAGGAAATTGAAGCAGCTACAGGTATTGATATGAACAAAAGACCTAAAAGTATCACATGGAAAGAAGCAGAACAAGTAGTTCAACAATTTGACCAAATGAAATTCATGGCACCACCTACCAATGGACTTAAACCTATTGGTGATGAACAAATAGAAAAAGGTATAAATGAAATACTTCTACCCGAATTTTCAACAGCAATTACAAGAAAACCACAAGCATATCGTGGAGGAGTATCATTTATTGTAGAAGCAGGTATTGCATATGGTGGAAAATCAGGAAGACTAATTGGAAATCAGAGAAAAGCAGAAATCATGAGATTTGCAAACAGAGTACCATTAACTTTCGATCAAGGAAGCTGTGCTATAACAGAAGCATTAAAAAGTATAGATTGGAGAAGATATGGTGTTCGTGACTTAGATAATGCACCAATATCAGTATTTGTAAATATTATCTCTACAAATGTACCCTACCTATCTACTGGAAAACAAAGTGTTGCACCAGAAACAGAAATTGTACGTGAAATAAGACAAGCAACCATGAAAATAGCCCGTAAACTAGAAAAATATATAAGAACTAAAAGAGCTGCTAAAAACGAAGAAATGAGAGCTAAAGTATTCGAAGACTTAGTTCCAGTAGTAATTAAACAATCAGCACTACTTGCAGAAAAAGATGTACCTGAATATGACAAAGTTATGGATGAAGTAACTCATAAAGCTAAAATTATGGATATGAAAAATCGTCTTAAACAACCCGAAATTGAACCTATGCAAGTAAAAACTGAAGAACCTACTATGCGTGTAAAAACAGAAATAGATGAAGATTTTTCAGATGATGAAGACTACTAA